TAACAGAAGTCTCCGATCAAAAACAGAAAAAGAAAAAAGTAATTCAGTCAGTTGAGCAAATAACCCAGACATATCAATTCCATATCAAGGATCTTTAAAAATACAAAAAATGCAAACCGAAAAGAGAAGAATTACCACTCTGAAAGAGTTCTACCCTTATTATTTGTCAGAACATCAAAACAAAACATCCAGAAAACTTCATTTTATTGGAACCGGTTTATTGTTTATAATCTTGTTTTTGGCCGTTTTTTTATCCAAATATTGGATTTTGATTTTTATCCCGATAGTAGGATATGGCTTTGCTTGGATAGGACATTTCTTTTATGAAAAAAACAAACCTGCAACATTCCAATATCCCATTTACAGCTTAGTTTCAGATTTTATTTTGTTTTTTG
This window of the Aquiflexum balticum DSM 16537 genome carries:
- a CDS encoding DUF962 domain-containing protein, with the translated sequence MQTEKRRITTLKEFYPYYLSEHQNKTSRKLHFIGTGLLFIILFLAVFLSKYWILIFIPIVGYGFAWIGHFFYEKNKPATFQYPIYSLVSDFILFFDLIRRKEAFDPSKKQK